In Panthera uncia isolate 11264 chromosome B3 unlocalized genomic scaffold, Puncia_PCG_1.0 HiC_scaffold_2, whole genome shotgun sequence, the following proteins share a genomic window:
- the FSD2 gene encoding fibronectin type III and SPRY domain-containing protein 2 yields the protein MDGEAGGAPEVHRSPAPRDFHFCPTDLYDSEGRLRLFPEEHTRTGRQVPAEMTGEPGGAAPGKAQSDLEEEVQELADLYALGGGGEWGAELVDGSAPRVEVSEPRLHLPAAGAQRDWRLGAEAEDPGCLGWGAAGRDLREAYRYAHGRASEEYECYVIPEEEDEDEAALVFCVTCKAPVRACEVSDAHGEHEVTPLSKALESAKDEIHKNMFKLEKQIIEMENFANHLEEVFITVEENFGRQEQNFESHFNEILETLAQKYEEKIQALGEKKKAKLEALYGQLVSCGENLDTCKELMETIEEMCHEEKVDFIQDAVAMADRLGKFLNTETDVEISAQPDFEDQTLDFSDVEQLMGSINTIPAPSAPVINPQAPNSATGSSVRVCWSLYSDDTVESYLLSYRPVQDGSPGKDQAEFTMTVKETYCSVRNLVPNTQYEFWVTAQNRAGRSPASERAMYMTAPSPPVIKSKEIRSCEEAALICWESGNLNPVDSYTVELTQAESPEASGVTESVVGIPTREALVQLQPRQRYTIYVRALSVGGPSARSDPVTVYTTGSFFHLNQHTCHPGLTISEDGFTVVRSERKTPAKEPLPGNTRFTRCVAVMGNLIPIRGRHYWEVEVDERSHYTVGVAFEDVPKQEDLGANCLSWCMRHRLASSRHKYEFLHNGTTPDIRITVSPRKIGILLDYENSKLSFFNADISQHLYTFSCQLHQFVHPCFSLEKPGCLKIHNGISMPKHITFY from the exons ATGGACGGGGAGGCTGGGGGGGCGCCCGAGGTGCACAGGTCCCCGGCTCCCAGGGACTTCCACTTCTGTCCCACGGATCTGTATGACTCCGAAGGCCGGCTGCGGCTCTTCCCGGAAGAACACACGCGGACGGGAAGACAAGTCCCCGCCGAAATGACCGGCGAGCCCGGGGGGGCGGCCCCAGGTAAGGCCCAGAGCGACCTGGAGGAGGAGGTGCAGGAGCTTGCGGATTTGTACGCGCTTGGAGGTGGTGGCGAGTGGGGCGCGGAGCTCGTGGATGGAAGCGCGCCGCGCGTGGAGGTCTCGGAACCCCGGCTGCACCTGCCCGCGGCCGGGGCGCAGAGGGACTGGCGGCTGGGCGCCGAGGCCGAGGACCCGGGCTGCTTGGGCTGGGGCGCGGCCGGCCGGGACCTGCGGGAAGCCTACAGGTACGCGCACGGCCGGGCCAGCGAGGAGTACGAGTGCTACGTCATCCccgaggaggaggacgaggacgaAGCCGCCCTGGTCTTCTGTGTCACTTGCAAAGCCCCAGTAAGGGCGTGCGAGGTGTCGGATGCGCACGGAGAGCATGAGGTGACCCCCCTCAGCAAGGCCCTGGAAAGCGCCAAG GACGAAATTCACAAAAACATGTTCAAACTGGAAAAGCAGATTATCGAGATGGAGAATTTTGCAAATCACTTGGAGGAGGTTTTCATCACCGTGGAG GAGAACTTTGGAAGACAGGAACAAAATTTTGAGTCACATTTCAATGAGATTCTGGAAACACTTGctcaaaaatatgaagaaaaaatacaagctctcggagagaaaaagaaagcgaAGTTGGAAGCCTTGTATGGACAACTGGTCAGCTGTGGGGAAAACCTGGATACCTGTAAGGAACTCATGGAAACCATAGAGGAGATGTGTCACGAAGAGAAGGTCGACTTCATACAG GATGCTGTGGCTATGGCTGACAG ACTGGGAAAATTCTTGAATACGGAAACAGACGTGGAAATCTCTGCGCAGCCTGACTTTGAAGACCAGACCTTGGACTTCTCTGATGTGGAGCAGCTAATGGGCTCCATTAACACCATCCCAG CTCCTTCTGCTCCAGTGATAAACCCACAGGCCCCCAACTCAGCCACGGGCTCCTCTGTCCGCGTGTGCTGGAGTCTGTACTCTGACGACACGGTGGAGAGCTATCTGCTGTCCTACCGGCCGGTGCAGGACGGCTCGCCTGGGAAGGACCAAGCAG agtttaCAATGACTGTCAAAGAAACGTATTGCTCAGTGAGAAATCTTGTGCCAAACACCCAGTATGAATTTTGGGTCACAGCTCAGAACAGGGCCGGCCGCAGCCCCGCCAGTGAGCGTGCAATGTACATGACAG ccccctcccctcccgttATAAAAAGCAAAGAGATACGGAGCTGCGAAGAGGCTGCACTGATTTGCTGGGAGTCTGGGAACCTGAATCCCGTGGACTCGTACACGGTAGAGCTGACCCAGGCGGAAAGTCCTGAAGCCTCGGGAGTAACTGA GTCGGTCGTGGGCATCCCGACCCGCGAGGCCTTGGTGCAGCTGCAGCCCAGGCAGCGCTATACCATCTACGTGCGAGCCCTCAGCGTGGGGGGCCCCAGTGCAAGGAGCGACCCCGTGACCGTCTACACCACAG GCAGCTTCTTCCACCTGAACCAGCACACCTGCCATCCCGGGCTGACCATTTCTGAAGATGGGTTTACGGTCGTGCGGAGCGAAAGGAAAACCCCAGCAAAGGAGCCGCTCCCTGGCAACACCCGGTTTACCAG GTGTGTTGCCGTCATGGGGAATCTCATTCCAATCCGAGGGCGCCATTactgggaggtggaggtggacGAGAGGTCCCACTACACGGTGGGCGTGGCCTTTGAAGATGTCCCTAAACAAGAGGACCTGGGAGCAAACTGCCTGTCTTGGTGCATGAGGCACAGACTTGCATCATCACG GCATAAGTATGAGTTCCTGCACAACGGGACGACTCCAGATATAAGAATAACTGTCTCCCCGAGGAAGATCGGCATTCTGCTAGACTATGAAAATTCAAAATTGTCATTTTTCAATGCGGACATTTCTCAGCATCTGTACACGTTTAGTTGTCAGCTTCACCAATTTGTGCATCCctgtttttctttggaaaagccTGGGTGTCTGAAGATACATAATGGCATTTCAATGCCAAAGCACATCACTTTCTACTAG